One segment of Gemmatimonadales bacterium DNA contains the following:
- the trxA gene encoding thioredoxin, which yields MAGSQAQAVTDGNFQAEVEQHPGLVLVDFWAEWCGPCRVIAPILDQIADEYAGKLKITKMDVDANTQTPMRFNVRSIPSLLFFKGGKHVDTVVGAVPKAHLLGKITQHI from the coding sequence ATGGCAGGGTCGCAGGCGCAGGCGGTGACGGACGGGAACTTCCAGGCGGAGGTGGAGCAGCACCCCGGCCTGGTGCTGGTGGACTTCTGGGCGGAATGGTGCGGACCGTGCCGCGTCATCGCGCCGATCCTGGACCAGATCGCCGACGAATACGCCGGGAAGCTCAAGATCACCAAGATGGACGTGGACGCGAACACCCAGACGCCGATGCGCTTCAACGTGCGCTCGATCCCGTCGCTGCTGTTCTTCAAGGGTGGCAAGCACGTCGACACGGTCGTGGGGGCGGTGCCGAAGGCTCACCTGCTCGGGAAGATCACCCAGCACATCTAG
- the mce gene encoding methylmalonyl-CoA epimerase: MLPPEMQRAPGVRLAHVGVAVRSLEEAIGFYRDVLGLVPGPSQTADGATLVVVPAGGVDVELLASADPGTPIGKFLARHGPGIHHLCYHVPDLEQALARCRAAGYRLIDAAPRPGADGRRVAFLHPKATAGILLELTD, from the coding sequence GTGCTCCCGCCCGAGATGCAGCGTGCTCCCGGCGTCCGGCTCGCCCATGTCGGCGTGGCGGTGCGGAGCCTCGAGGAGGCCATCGGTTTCTACCGCGACGTCCTCGGTTTGGTGCCCGGCCCCAGCCAGACGGCCGACGGCGCCACCCTCGTCGTGGTGCCGGCCGGCGGCGTGGACGTCGAGCTGCTGGCCTCGGCCGATCCCGGGACCCCCATCGGCAAGTTCCTCGCCCGGCACGGCCCCGGCATTCATCATCTGTGCTACCACGTCCCCGACCTCGAGCAGGCCCTCGCGCGCTGCCGGGCGGCCGGCTACCGGCTGATCGACGCCGCGCCCCGGCCCGGCGCCGATGGCCGGCGGGTCGCGTTCCTCCACCCGAAGGCGACGGCAGGCATCCTGCTCGAGCTGACGGACTAG
- a CDS encoding pyridoxine 5'-phosphate synthase, whose protein sequence is MRLYVNVDHAATVRQARRTDEPDPVRLAVLVEQAGADGITVHLREDRRHIQDRDVELLARTVRTVVNLELAAADEIVAIAGRLKPHQATLVPERREEITTEGGLDCVAGAARLKGALTRLAAAGVRTSLFISPDPKAVAAAAALHPVAVELHTGRYAESWRTGDAALADLAAAARQARGLGLAVHAGHGLTYENVGPVAALRDVEELNIGHSIISRAVFVGIERAVREMRERIDRARAAS, encoded by the coding sequence GTGAGACTGTACGTCAACGTCGACCACGCGGCCACGGTGCGCCAGGCGCGCCGGACCGACGAGCCCGACCCGGTCCGGCTCGCGGTCCTGGTGGAACAGGCGGGCGCCGACGGCATCACGGTGCACCTGCGGGAGGACCGGCGCCACATCCAGGACCGCGACGTGGAGCTGCTGGCCCGCACGGTCCGGACGGTGGTGAACCTCGAGCTCGCGGCCGCGGACGAGATCGTCGCCATCGCCGGCCGGCTGAAGCCGCACCAGGCGACCCTGGTGCCGGAGCGCCGCGAGGAGATCACCACCGAGGGCGGCCTGGACTGCGTGGCGGGCGCCGCGCGCCTGAAGGGGGCGCTGACCCGTCTTGCCGCGGCGGGCGTGCGGACCAGCCTGTTCATCAGCCCCGATCCCAAGGCGGTCGCGGCGGCGGCGGCGCTCCATCCGGTGGCGGTGGAGCTGCACACGGGCCGCTACGCCGAGAGCTGGCGCACCGGGGACGCGGCCCTGGCGGACCTGGCGGCCGCCGCACGGCAGGCCCGCGGGCTGGGCCTGGCGGTGCATGCGGGCCACGGGCTCACCTACGAAAACGTGGGCCCCGTCGCGGCGCTGCGCGACGTCGAGGAGCTGAACATCGGGCACAGCATCATCAGCCGCGCCGTATTCGTGGGCATCGAGCGGGCGGTGCGCGAGATGCGGGAGCGAATTGACCGCGCCCGCGCCGCGTCATAG
- a CDS encoding lysylphosphatidylglycerol synthase transmembrane domain-containing protein, giving the protein MVSAPSASPASPTSAGRGRFWLGLAGILISLGFLYWALRGVDPAELLADLRSVNVGYYLLSVALATLTFPARAFRWRIILASGGDVVPYRPVWHATAIGFMATNLLPARAGELARAYAASRFIDVPLPRSIGSVAVERVFDGLIVVLLLALAIATFHVAGAARLSGRSVSSIAAWSGAAFIVLLAFLFFLVHAPRPALAWLAAALRRLLPERAAEFVVRVTRSFIEGLTVLRSPVAFAQVVAASFGVWLINAAAFYAAFLAFHLGPLPVTSPLLMQGIVAVGVAIPSSPGFVGVFEWTGVFALGLYGVPQTPAASCALGTHIGWFIPITAIGLWRLARSGLSLRDLTGGGTAA; this is encoded by the coding sequence TTGGTCTCGGCGCCGAGCGCTAGCCCCGCATCGCCGACGTCCGCCGGCCGCGGCCGGTTCTGGCTGGGCCTCGCGGGCATCCTCATCTCGCTCGGGTTCCTGTATTGGGCGCTCCGCGGGGTCGACCCCGCGGAGCTGCTGGCCGACCTCCGCAGCGTCAACGTCGGGTACTACCTGCTCTCGGTGGCGCTCGCGACGCTCACCTTCCCGGCGCGCGCCTTCCGGTGGCGGATCATCCTCGCTTCGGGCGGCGACGTCGTGCCGTACCGTCCGGTGTGGCACGCGACCGCGATCGGCTTCATGGCCACCAACCTCCTGCCCGCGCGGGCGGGCGAGCTGGCACGGGCCTATGCCGCTTCGCGCTTCATCGACGTGCCGCTGCCCCGCTCGATCGGCTCCGTCGCGGTGGAGCGCGTGTTCGACGGCCTCATCGTCGTGCTGCTCCTGGCCCTCGCCATCGCCACGTTCCACGTCGCCGGCGCGGCCCGGCTGAGCGGGAGAAGCGTCTCGAGCATCGCCGCGTGGAGCGGCGCGGCGTTCATCGTGCTCCTGGCGTTCCTGTTCTTCCTGGTGCACGCACCGCGGCCGGCGCTCGCGTGGCTGGCCGCCGCCCTGCGCCGCCTGCTGCCCGAGCGGGCCGCGGAGTTCGTGGTCCGGGTGACGCGGTCGTTCATCGAGGGGCTCACGGTGCTGCGCTCACCGGTGGCCTTCGCGCAGGTCGTCGCCGCCTCGTTCGGGGTGTGGCTCATCAACGCGGCCGCCTTCTACGCGGCGTTCCTGGCGTTCCACCTCGGCCCGCTGCCCGTGACCTCGCCGCTGCTGATGCAGGGCATCGTGGCCGTCGGCGTGGCCATCCCCTCCTCGCCCGGGTTCGTGGGCGTGTTCGAATGGACCGGCGTGTTCGCGCTCGGCCTCTACGGCGTGCCGCAGACGCCGGCCGCGAGCTGCGCGCTGGGCACCCACATCGGCTGGTTCATCCCGATCACGGCGATCGGCCTGTGGCGGCTGGCGCGGTCGGGCCTCTCGCTCCGCGACCTCACCGGCGGCGGGACCGCGGCGTGA
- the ispE gene encoding 4-(cytidine 5'-diphospho)-2-C-methyl-D-erythritol kinase codes for MNARIRARAPAKINLWLRVFGRDARGYHAIESLFQLIGLEDDLVLEPAPAGVALHGAPPALGPAEDNLIVRAATRFLAASRARGGVRITLTKRIPWNAGLGGGSSDAAATLAAMNRLFGSPLSAGDLLELGAALGSDVPFFLSGSPLALGWGRGERLLTFAPLPSLPLLVVPPPAPVRTADAYAWLDKERGTREGGYAAVIPAGTLASWASVRDHSHNDFEPVVAGHLPEIGHWLDRLRETEAFLVRLAGSGGAIVALFESVSARDAAWSVLGAATMLRASTLTAPPLLVDDG; via the coding sequence GTGAACGCGCGGATCCGGGCGCGGGCACCGGCCAAGATCAACCTGTGGCTGCGCGTGTTCGGGCGGGACGCGCGGGGCTACCACGCGATCGAGTCGCTGTTCCAGCTCATCGGCCTCGAGGACGACCTGGTGCTCGAGCCGGCCCCCGCCGGCGTCGCGCTGCACGGCGCCCCGCCCGCGCTCGGGCCCGCCGAGGACAACCTGATCGTCCGCGCCGCCACGCGCTTCCTGGCGGCGTCGCGCGCCCGCGGCGGGGTCCGGATCACGCTCACCAAGCGCATTCCCTGGAACGCGGGCCTGGGCGGCGGCTCCAGCGACGCGGCCGCCACCCTGGCCGCGATGAATCGGCTGTTCGGCTCACCGCTCTCGGCCGGCGACCTGCTCGAGCTGGGCGCGGCCCTGGGGAGCGACGTGCCGTTCTTCCTGTCGGGCAGCCCCCTCGCCCTGGGCTGGGGGCGCGGCGAGCGACTGCTCACCTTCGCACCGCTCCCTTCCCTGCCGCTGCTCGTGGTCCCTCCCCCGGCCCCGGTCCGCACCGCGGACGCCTACGCCTGGCTCGACAAGGAGCGCGGCACCCGGGAGGGCGGGTACGCCGCCGTGATCCCCGCCGGCACGCTCGCGAGCTGGGCCAGCGTGCGCGACCACTCGCACAACGATTTCGAGCCGGTCGTCGCCGGGCACCTGCCCGAGATCGGCCACTGGCTCGACCGCCTCCGGGAGACCGAGGCCTTCCTGGTGCGGCTGGCGGGGAGCGGCGGCGCGATCGTGGCGCTGTTCGAGTCGGTCTCGGCGCGCGACGCGGCGTGGTCGGTGCTGGGCGCGGCCACGATGCTGCGCGCCTCCACCCTCACCGCCCCGCCCCTGCTGGTGGACGACGGGTAG
- the hutH gene encoding histidine ammonia-lyase codes for MATLEIDGHHLTLEDVERVATGEVAEVRLAPSARGALQTARRLIEDRVASGERVYGVTTGFGRLAEVVIPAQERAALQRNLIRSHSSGVGPALDRPATRALMLLRANSLAHGHSGCSPELVGLLLDCLNAGVHPVVPEFGSVGASGDLVPLAHVALVLMGEGEAEHGGRVVPAAEALHAAHLAPFELREKDGLSLINGTQFCTALGVLALLAGTRVLEALEVAGALTLEGLRGSPVPFDADIQAVRAHQGQAVSASRLRALLEGSEIRESHRRGDPRLQDAYSLRCMPQVHGAARDALAYAHRVLEIEVNSATDNPLVFPESGQIKSGGNFHGQIVAQAMDLVAIALADLGAIAERRIERLLNPDESGLPAFLAAHPGVESGLMTLQVTAADLLTELRLLAAPASTQSVPTGAGREDHVSMGPAAARKARRSAECLADVVAIELLCAAEAVDRLRPLRTSPALERAHAAVRDEVPPLTADRALAADVRHIGNLVRRGVFRAM; via the coding sequence GTGGCGACGCTCGAGATCGACGGCCACCACCTGACGCTCGAGGACGTCGAGCGCGTCGCGACCGGCGAGGTCGCGGAGGTGCGTCTCGCGCCCTCGGCGCGCGGCGCCCTGCAGACGGCGCGCCGGCTGATCGAGGACCGCGTCGCCAGCGGCGAGCGGGTGTACGGCGTCACCACCGGATTCGGCCGCCTCGCCGAGGTCGTGATTCCGGCCCAGGAGCGCGCGGCGCTGCAGCGGAACCTGATCCGCAGCCACTCCAGCGGCGTCGGGCCGGCGCTCGACCGCCCCGCGACCCGCGCGCTGATGCTGCTCCGGGCCAACTCCCTCGCGCACGGGCACTCCGGATGCAGCCCCGAGCTCGTGGGGCTGCTCCTCGACTGCCTCAACGCGGGCGTCCACCCGGTGGTGCCGGAGTTCGGATCGGTGGGCGCCAGCGGCGACCTCGTGCCCCTGGCGCACGTCGCCCTGGTGCTGATGGGCGAGGGCGAGGCGGAGCACGGCGGCCGCGTCGTGCCCGCGGCCGAGGCCCTGCACGCCGCCCATCTCGCGCCGTTCGAGCTGCGGGAGAAGGACGGGCTGTCGCTGATCAACGGCACGCAGTTCTGCACCGCGCTCGGCGTGCTGGCGCTGCTCGCGGGGACGCGGGTGCTCGAGGCGCTCGAGGTCGCGGGTGCGCTGACCCTCGAGGGCCTGCGCGGCTCGCCGGTGCCGTTCGACGCGGACATCCAGGCCGTGCGCGCGCACCAGGGCCAGGCGGTGAGCGCCAGCCGGCTGCGCGCACTGCTCGAGGGCAGCGAGATCCGCGAATCGCACCGCCGCGGCGACCCGCGGCTCCAGGACGCCTACTCGCTGCGCTGCATGCCCCAGGTGCACGGCGCCGCGCGCGACGCGCTGGCCTACGCGCACCGCGTCCTCGAGATCGAAGTCAACAGCGCCACCGACAACCCGCTGGTGTTCCCGGAGAGCGGCCAGATCAAGAGCGGGGGCAACTTCCACGGGCAGATCGTCGCGCAGGCGATGGACCTGGTGGCGATCGCCCTGGCCGATCTCGGCGCGATCGCCGAGCGCCGGATCGAGCGGCTCCTCAACCCGGACGAGTCGGGCCTGCCGGCCTTCCTGGCCGCGCATCCCGGCGTCGAATCCGGGCTGATGACGCTGCAGGTCACCGCGGCCGACCTCCTGACCGAGCTGCGCCTCCTGGCCGCGCCGGCCAGCACCCAGTCGGTCCCGACCGGCGCGGGCCGCGAGGATCACGTGTCGATGGGCCCGGCGGCGGCGCGCAAGGCGCGGCGCTCGGCCGAGTGCCTGGCCGACGTGGTGGCCATCGAGCTGCTGTGCGCCGCCGAGGCGGTGGACCGCCTGCGGCCCCTCAGGACCAGCCCCGCCCTGGAGCGCGCCCACGCCGCGGTACGGGACGAGGTGCCCCCCCTCACGGCCGACCGTGCGCTCGCGGCCGACGTGCGCCATATTGGCAACCTGGTGAGACGGGGGGTCTTCCGCGCGATGTAG
- a CDS encoding protein kinase, translating to MATLLERLRAALAPDYEVDRELASGGMGMVFVGRDVALDRRVAIKIVRPDRATAVATERFVREARILASINHPNLIPVHRAGESAGFSYYVMDYLEAETLAQRLARGPLPPQQAVAVAVDVLAALEAVHRRGIVHRDVKPGNVFLLEGRAVVGDLGVAKASGTAEPPLTGDGKAVGSPGYMAPEQMAGRDVTPATDFYALGLVLYEALAGRAWPFDADPTRGEWSGVPPRLVGPLRRALARAPDDRWPSAAAFRAALGVPPGRMRRRALAWAGLAVAAALAALAVVGVVRGRRTVPSAVLRIYVHAFDVRPPAMGWLAESLPAALVRSVGGAADFAPATLTAGPPPRGGLVLRGIAEALQGGGLRLALISDPAELRTGRIDLAVSGPADRWEQLADSLGYALLLAIWTNEGGKLAADLPLHALPRSRAGLIAWTEAERLFARAQWEEAYAAYLRALAVDSTCLLCRLRLTDVGRWFGRDQDSVATGRYRVALDSFPPHYRRLIEASFASHDRRLALLRDATNRDPDFGLTWFIEADDIYHRGAFDGYSRAEAYRAMKRATVLWPDFAPAWEHLAWIATAEGDAPAARQALDSLKQLGGGSDPFSASVRALLEVGYHWRFDPPAAAERYADALLHSPAVTGFAGLAAGARYQLTFDAPAGAVWLGGRFEHFGRPDLVVPGLLAQVYGYQALGRPDSARAAAVRLRGLTSEPDVELFLAQLPVALALADSTAPAAVRRGWPMVERELELLAGTGNHDAFARRRAAWLLALLARRAGDSLGARRFRAVLDAEAGPRPFATLVDADADAALGRPARALARTEPLIALDSAWQAGDPFFRAMLHLLRAQWHADQGSTALAIRDLRWYENNDLRTTGLPAAAPEAAELDWALGTVARWRSARLLDAAGQGSAACVPYAAVRRLWSGGDPHFAARADSAARRLRELGCTEVS from the coding sequence ATGGCGACGCTCCTGGAGCGCCTGCGTGCGGCGCTCGCGCCCGACTACGAGGTCGACCGCGAGCTGGCCAGCGGCGGGATGGGCATGGTCTTCGTGGGCCGCGACGTCGCCCTGGACCGCCGCGTCGCCATCAAGATCGTGCGGCCCGATCGCGCCACGGCCGTCGCGACCGAGCGCTTCGTGCGCGAGGCGCGGATCCTCGCCTCCATCAACCATCCCAACCTGATCCCCGTCCATCGGGCGGGCGAGTCGGCCGGCTTCTCCTACTACGTGATGGACTACCTTGAGGCCGAGACGCTGGCGCAGCGCCTCGCGCGGGGGCCGCTGCCACCACAGCAGGCCGTGGCGGTGGCCGTGGACGTGCTCGCCGCACTGGAGGCCGTCCACCGCCGCGGGATCGTGCATCGCGACGTCAAGCCGGGGAACGTGTTCCTGCTCGAGGGCCGCGCCGTGGTCGGCGACCTCGGCGTCGCCAAGGCCAGCGGCACCGCGGAGCCTCCGCTCACCGGCGACGGCAAGGCCGTGGGCAGCCCCGGGTACATGGCACCGGAGCAGATGGCGGGCCGGGACGTGACGCCCGCGACCGACTTCTATGCGCTCGGGCTCGTGCTGTACGAGGCGCTCGCGGGCAGAGCCTGGCCGTTCGACGCGGACCCCACGCGCGGCGAGTGGTCGGGCGTGCCGCCCCGCCTGGTGGGGCCGCTGCGGCGGGCGCTGGCCCGCGCGCCCGACGACCGCTGGCCGAGCGCGGCCGCCTTTCGTGCCGCGCTGGGTGTGCCCCCCGGCCGCATGCGCCGGCGCGCGCTGGCGTGGGCGGGCCTGGCCGTCGCCGCGGCGCTCGCGGCGCTGGCGGTGGTCGGCGTCGTCCGGGGGCGGCGCACCGTGCCGTCCGCCGTGCTGCGGATCTACGTCCACGCCTTCGACGTGCGGCCGCCGGCGATGGGCTGGCTCGCGGAGTCACTCCCCGCCGCGCTGGTGCGCAGCGTGGGCGGGGCGGCCGACTTCGCCCCCGCGACCCTCACCGCCGGCCCGCCGCCACGCGGCGGCCTCGTGCTGCGGGGCATCGCGGAGGCGCTGCAGGGCGGCGGGCTGCGGCTGGCCCTGATTTCCGACCCGGCCGAGCTGCGTACAGGGCGCATCGATCTGGCGGTGAGCGGGCCGGCCGACCGATGGGAGCAGCTCGCGGACTCGCTGGGCTACGCGCTGCTGCTCGCCATCTGGACCAACGAGGGCGGGAAGCTCGCGGCCGACTTGCCGCTGCACGCCCTGCCGCGCAGCCGCGCGGGCCTGATCGCATGGACCGAGGCCGAGCGACTGTTCGCGCGCGCCCAGTGGGAAGAGGCCTACGCCGCGTACCTGCGGGCGCTGGCGGTGGACTCCACCTGTCTGCTGTGCCGCCTTCGCCTCACGGACGTCGGCCGCTGGTTCGGACGCGACCAGGACTCGGTCGCGACCGGCCGCTACCGCGTCGCGCTGGATTCCTTCCCGCCGCACTACCGTCGCCTCATCGAGGCGAGCTTCGCTTCCCACGACCGGCGCCTCGCGCTGCTGCGCGACGCCACGAACCGCGACCCCGATTTCGGCCTCACCTGGTTCATCGAGGCCGACGACATCTATCACCGGGGCGCGTTCGACGGGTACTCGCGCGCCGAAGCGTATCGGGCGATGAAGCGGGCGACGGTGCTGTGGCCGGATTTCGCGCCGGCCTGGGAGCACCTGGCCTGGATCGCCACGGCCGAGGGCGACGCGCCCGCGGCCCGGCAGGCCCTCGACAGCCTGAAGCAGCTGGGTGGCGGGAGCGACCCGTTCTCCGCCTCGGTGCGCGCGCTGCTGGAGGTGGGCTACCACTGGCGATTCGATCCGCCCGCCGCGGCGGAGCGGTACGCGGACGCCCTGCTCCACTCCCCGGCAGTGACCGGCTTCGCAGGCCTCGCCGCGGGCGCCCGCTACCAGCTGACCTTCGACGCTCCGGCCGGCGCGGTCTGGCTCGGCGGGCGCTTCGAGCACTTCGGGCGCCCCGACCTCGTGGTGCCGGGCCTGCTCGCCCAGGTGTACGGCTACCAGGCGCTGGGCAGGCCGGACTCCGCGCGGGCGGCGGCGGTGCGGCTGCGGGGCCTCACGTCCGAGCCCGACGTCGAGCTGTTCCTGGCCCAGCTCCCGGTCGCGCTCGCGCTCGCCGATTCCACGGCGCCCGCGGCCGTTCGCCGCGGCTGGCCGATGGTGGAGCGCGAGCTGGAGCTCCTGGCGGGCACGGGCAACCACGACGCGTTCGCGCGCCGCCGCGCGGCGTGGCTGTTGGCGCTGCTCGCGCGGCGCGCGGGCGACTCGCTCGGGGCGCGGCGGTTTCGCGCGGTGCTCGACGCCGAGGCGGGGCCGCGGCCGTTCGCGACGCTGGTCGACGCCGACGCGGACGCCGCGCTGGGGCGGCCGGCCAGGGCCCTGGCGCGTACCGAGCCGCTGATCGCGCTCGACTCGGCGTGGCAGGCCGGCGATCCCTTCTTCCGCGCGATGCTCCACCTGCTGCGCGCGCAGTGGCACGCCGATCAGGGCAGCACCGCCCTCGCGATCCGCGACCTCCGGTGGTACGAGAACAACGACCTCCGGACCACGGGCCTCCCCGCGGCCGCGCCCGAAGCAGCGGAGCTGGACTGGGCGCTCGGCACCGTGGCGCGGTGGCGGAGCGCGCGCCTCCTCGACGCGGCCGGCCAGGGCTCCGCCGCGTGCGTCCCCTACGCCGCGGTGCGAAGACTGTGGAGCGGGGGCGATCCCCACTTCGCGGCGCGCGCCGATTCGGCCGCGCGCCGGCTCCGCGAGCTCGGTTGCACGGAGGTCTCGTGA
- a CDS encoding AAA family ATPase has product MITCRTLGPLAVTVNGAEPPPELLWRKHLALLVYLARSPRRSRSREHLVGLLWADKPETAARHSLREAVRVLRHCAGEAAVETSGEQVRLAEGVAEFDVDQLALLAAEGDWASAATLVTGEFLEGFSVPDAPGFDDWLGAERTEWRRRSVDVLLHLTRAITRAGHAADAVTQARRALALDVHSEPAAAAAMHALALAGERTAALETYRAFEERLRADLNAAPGDELQRLAARVRDQRAWRVPESETVPAIGAESRRAPLIGREQTLGAVLAAWEECRTGPHAALAIVEGDAGTGRTRFVEEILARARLDGAGTTAARAVPADQAEPWSGVLGLARGGLLAAPGVAAAPAGALAAFATRLADWGDRFPEARRAVPGAPGQALAEVLRAATDERPVLLALDDGQWSDRESLLALDGALRDLAAAPLFVLVTTVSFAGREELDRLCGRIGRDVAGSAVRLTTLDRDALRRLAAWALPGYGEAELDRVARRIAADSAGLPLLAVELLHAVALGLDLPGAGAEGAWPAEHRTLDQTMPGDLPDAVTAAIRVGFRRLSKDARALLTAASVLGDRAPAVALGRATGLDGERLTGALDELEWQRWLTSEPRGYSFVARVVRDVVAREMLTDGQRRRLLEAAGLKAPAEAG; this is encoded by the coding sequence GTGATCACCTGCCGCACGCTGGGGCCGCTCGCCGTCACGGTGAACGGCGCCGAGCCGCCGCCGGAGCTCCTGTGGCGCAAGCACCTGGCGCTGCTGGTGTACCTGGCCCGCTCGCCGCGTCGCTCCCGCTCCCGGGAGCACCTGGTCGGGCTGTTGTGGGCGGACAAGCCGGAGACCGCGGCGCGGCACTCGCTGCGCGAGGCCGTGCGCGTGCTGCGCCACTGCGCCGGGGAGGCGGCCGTCGAGACCTCGGGCGAGCAGGTGCGACTCGCCGAAGGCGTCGCCGAGTTCGACGTGGATCAACTGGCGCTGCTGGCCGCCGAGGGCGACTGGGCCAGCGCGGCGACCCTGGTGACCGGCGAGTTCCTCGAGGGCTTCAGCGTGCCCGACGCCCCCGGATTCGACGACTGGCTGGGCGCCGAGCGCACCGAGTGGCGGCGACGCTCCGTGGACGTCCTGCTGCATCTCACGCGAGCGATCACCCGCGCCGGCCACGCGGCCGACGCGGTGACGCAGGCCCGGCGGGCGCTCGCGCTGGACGTGCATTCCGAGCCGGCCGCGGCGGCGGCGATGCACGCGCTGGCGCTGGCCGGCGAGCGCACGGCGGCGCTCGAGACGTATCGGGCGTTCGAGGAGCGCCTGCGGGCGGACCTGAACGCGGCCCCGGGTGATGAGCTGCAGCGGCTGGCCGCGCGCGTGCGGGACCAGCGGGCCTGGCGAGTGCCGGAGAGCGAGACCGTCCCGGCGATCGGCGCCGAGTCGCGCCGTGCGCCGCTGATCGGTCGCGAGCAGACGCTGGGGGCCGTGCTCGCCGCATGGGAGGAGTGCCGCACCGGGCCGCACGCCGCGCTGGCCATCGTCGAAGGCGACGCCGGCACGGGACGGACCCGGTTCGTGGAGGAGATCCTGGCGCGCGCGCGGCTCGACGGCGCCGGCACGACGGCCGCGCGGGCGGTGCCCGCCGACCAGGCCGAGCCCTGGAGTGGAGTGCTCGGCCTGGCGCGCGGCGGCCTGCTGGCGGCACCCGGCGTGGCCGCCGCGCCCGCCGGCGCGCTCGCGGCGTTCGCGACCCGGCTCGCCGACTGGGGCGACCGCTTCCCCGAGGCGCGGCGGGCGGTTCCCGGAGCGCCGGGCCAGGCGCTGGCCGAAGTCCTGCGCGCCGCGACCGACGAGCGGCCGGTGCTGCTCGCGCTCGACGACGGACAGTGGAGCGATCGCGAGTCGCTCCTGGCGCTGGACGGCGCGCTCCGGGATCTCGCCGCGGCGCCGCTGTTCGTCCTCGTGACCACCGTGTCGTTCGCCGGTCGGGAGGAATTGGATCGGCTGTGCGGGCGGATCGGCCGCGACGTCGCCGGGTCGGCGGTGCGCCTGACGACCCTCGACCGCGACGCGCTGCGGCGGCTCGCGGCGTGGGCCCTCCCCGGCTACGGCGAGGCCGAGCTCGACCGGGTGGCGCGGCGGATCGCCGCCGACTCCGCGGGCCTGCCCCTGCTCGCGGTCGAGTTGCTCCACGCCGTGGCGCTCGGGCTCGACCTGCCGGGAGCGGGGGCCGAAGGAGCGTGGCCGGCGGAGCACCGCACGCTGGACCAGACGATGCCCGGCGATCTGCCGGACGCCGTCACCGCCGCCATCCGGGTGGGCTTCCGCCGGCTCTCGAAGGACGCGCGGGCGCTCCTCACGGCTGCCTCGGTCCTGGGCGACCGGGCCCCGGCCGTCGCCCTCGGCCGCGCGACCGGTCTCGACGGCGAGCGGCTGACGGGCGCGCTCGACGAGCTGGAGTGGCAGCGCTGGCTCACGTCGGAACCGCGGGGCTACTCGTTCGTGGCGCGGGTGGTGCGCGACGTCGTCGCGCGCGAGATGCTCACCGATGGACAACGCCGGCGGCTGCTGGAGGCGGCCGGGCTGAAGGCCCCCGCCGAGGCCGGGTAG